A window of Perognathus longimembris pacificus isolate PPM17 chromosome 6, ASM2315922v1, whole genome shotgun sequence contains these coding sequences:
- the LOC125352441 gene encoding basic proline-rich protein-like — protein PPSPPPPPPSPPPSPPPPSPPSPPPSPPSPPSPPPPPPPPSPPSPPSPPSPPPPPPPSPPPPPSPPPPPPPPPPPPPPSPPPPPPPPSPPPPPSPPPPPSPPPSPPPPSPPSPPPSPPSPPPPPSPPPPPPPPSPPSPPSPPSPPPPPPPSPPPPPSPPPPPPPPPPSPPPPPSPSPPSSPPPSPPPSPSPPPSPPPPPPPPPSPPPPPPPPPPSPPPSPPPPPPPPPSPPPSPPPSPPPPPSPPPSPPPPSPPSPPPSPPSPSPPPSPPPPPSPPPSPPPSPPPPPPPPPSPPPPPPPPPPPPPPSPPPSPPSPPPPPPPSPPSPPPPPPPPPPSPPSPPPPPPPPPSPPPSPPPPPPPPPPSPPSPPSSPPSPPSPSPPSPPFPSGSRGSQLTT, from the coding sequence ccaccgtcaccaccaccaccaccaccatcaccaccaccatcaccaccaccaccatcaccaccatcaccaccaccatcaccaccgtcaccaccatcaccaccaccaccaccaccaccaccatcaccaccatcaccaccatcaccaccatcaccaccaccaccaccaccaccatcaccaccaccaccaccgtcaccaccaccaccaccaccaccaccaccaccaccaccaccaccatcaccaccaccaccaccaccaccaccatcaccaccaccaccaccatcaccaccaccaccaccatcaccaccaccatcaccaccaccaccatcaccaccatcaccaccaccatcaccaccgtcaccaccaccaccaccatcaccaccaccaccaccaccaccaccatcaccaccatcaccaccatcaccaccatcaccaccgccaccaccaccaccatcaccaccaccaccaccgtcaccaccaccaccaccaccaccaccaccaccatcaccaccaccaccaccatcaccatcaccaccatcatcaccaccaccgtcaccaccaccatcaccatcaccaccaccatcaccaccaccaccaccaccaccaccaccgtcaccaccaccaccaccaccaccaccaccaccatcaccaccaccatcaccaccaccaccaccaccaccaccaccatcaccaccaccatcaccaccaccatcaccaccaccaccaccatcaccaccaccatcaccaccaccaccatcaccaccatcaccaccaccatcaccaccgtcaccatcaccaccaccgtcaccaccaccaccaccatcaccaccaccgtcaccaccaccgtcaccaccaccaccaccaccaccaccaccgtcaccaccaccaccaccaccaccaccaccaccaccaccaccaccatcaccaccaccatcaccaccatcaccaccaccaccaccaccaccatcaccaccgtcaccaccaccaccaccaccaccaccaccaccatcaccaccgtcaccaccaccaccaccaccaccaccaccatcaccaccaccgtcaccaccaccaccaccaccaccaccaccaccatcaccaccgtcaccaccatcatcaccaccatcaccaccatcaccatcaccaccatcaccaccatttcCCTCCGGCAGCCGTGGAAGTCAGCTGACAACATAG